One Gimesia sp. DNA segment encodes these proteins:
- a CDS encoding chemotaxis protein CheB, which translates to MNSDKAKLGETNRNSDEDDEPSSFPIVGVGASAGGLESLEELFAKVPVDSGIAFVVVQHLSPDFKSVMDELLARRTDIPIQQSEDGLPISPNRIFLIPPKKEAILSDGRFRLRDKDPKETLTLPIDYFFRSLAQEAGSRSIAVVLSGSGSDGSRGIRDVHDAGGLVICESNETAKFDGMPQSARETGLVDLVLKPREIAGAIEKHITFHSNSLTSNQVEEKPLDEGVELIFGLLNQEYGIDFSHYKSSTVGRRIQRRLLMQQVDSINDYAEQLRENSQELNSLYMDLLIGVTRFFRDPEAFSILEKKIIPNLLDSIPPEEEIRIWIAACATGEEAYSIAILFHEQLEERNRPINIKIFATDAHKASLEFASAGNYEEDAFKEVSDRRLKRYFNKTQKGYSVDPDLRKMIVFAPHNVLKDAPFTKLDLISCRNLLIYFQNRAQKRALSLFHFGLKANGILMLGPSESPGELADEFEVIDGHWKLYHKRRDIRLPADIRGPLTHTSLTSTKVEETRQPATKKRELMDISLLGAYDWVLAHHMPAAVLIDESRELLHVFGDAEKFMKIRKGRPSKDALDLFTDDLRTALLAAMQSISKDQVPVCYSGMRVDSGNAEGLYRVSIEPVENKHASQQQLLIMFEPMSEGNSDTGRKTDTHMKDFSSERIARERIKTLETELQHTKESLQATVEELETSNEELQAANEELIASNEELQSTNEELHSVNEELYTVNAEYQNKINDLTDMTSDLDSLMESTDVATVFLDENLCIRKFTPQIGPIFKLMSHDMGRCIDSFAHHIDRPGLIKEIRNVLHTGEAIEEEVQDDEGRWMYLRVLPYRSKRDLKGVVLTLIDINTLKRTQDSLAAAVKNREQFLAMLSHELRNPISAVFSASRLLNNRISETEESQKAVTVIQRQAAHMARLLDDLLNISRMTQDKLELRKKKFDLHDPLQEAIDSMLPSIKQQDQELELNITDDPLNLYGDEDRLRQVVVNLLDNAVKYSFRGDVIRMNVRREPDGAVLELKDNGKGISTEMMETIFEPFVQSHRTHDDQDGGMGVGLSLVKFIIDGHDGDIQVKSKGINRGSVFSIRLPLLEQQDLSQIDASSNGGNGKPKASEGNGKAPNHSHHKQARKQIRSVVVIEDQQDNREMLNALLSMEGFDVSTAENGKTGLQLIRNTDPDAAVIDLGLPELNGNEVARTLRSEQGSDLFLIALTGYGQPEDIERAKEAGFDEYLVKPLDLDRLLSLLKQSDD; encoded by the coding sequence ATGAACAGCGATAAGGCTAAGCTGGGTGAAACCAATCGTAATTCAGATGAGGACGATGAACCGAGCAGTTTTCCGATCGTCGGCGTCGGTGCGTCAGCAGGTGGACTGGAATCCCTGGAAGAGCTGTTCGCCAAGGTTCCCGTCGACAGCGGCATCGCATTTGTCGTGGTGCAGCACCTGTCCCCCGATTTCAAAAGCGTCATGGATGAGCTCCTGGCGCGACGGACTGATATCCCCATCCAACAGTCGGAAGATGGACTGCCGATCTCTCCCAATCGGATTTTTCTGATCCCTCCTAAGAAAGAGGCGATCCTCTCCGATGGACGCTTTCGTCTGCGAGATAAAGATCCCAAAGAAACCCTGACGCTGCCCATTGATTATTTTTTCCGCTCACTGGCTCAAGAAGCAGGCTCCCGGTCGATCGCGGTCGTGCTCTCGGGCAGTGGCAGTGATGGTTCGCGTGGCATTCGTGACGTTCACGACGCAGGCGGACTTGTAATCTGTGAGAGTAATGAAACCGCAAAATTTGATGGAATGCCCCAGTCGGCACGAGAAACGGGACTGGTGGATCTGGTCCTGAAACCGCGAGAAATAGCCGGTGCCATTGAGAAGCATATCACCTTTCACAGTAACTCCCTGACTTCCAATCAGGTTGAGGAAAAGCCGCTGGACGAAGGAGTCGAACTGATCTTCGGGCTCCTGAACCAGGAATACGGCATCGATTTTTCCCATTACAAGTCCAGCACCGTCGGCCGGAGAATCCAGCGTCGTCTACTGATGCAGCAGGTCGATTCGATTAATGACTATGCAGAACAGCTGCGGGAGAATTCCCAGGAACTGAATTCGCTTTACATGGACCTGCTGATCGGCGTCACCCGTTTCTTCCGCGATCCGGAAGCGTTCTCGATTCTGGAAAAGAAGATCATTCCCAATCTGCTTGACAGCATCCCCCCTGAAGAAGAAATCCGCATCTGGATCGCAGCCTGCGCAACCGGGGAGGAAGCTTATTCCATCGCGATTCTATTTCATGAACAGCTCGAAGAACGCAACCGCCCCATCAACATCAAGATCTTTGCCACCGATGCACATAAAGCCTCACTCGAGTTTGCCAGTGCGGGTAACTATGAAGAAGACGCCTTCAAGGAAGTTTCCGACAGACGTCTGAAACGCTACTTCAATAAAACACAGAAGGGTTACTCTGTCGATCCGGACCTGCGTAAAATGATCGTCTTCGCGCCCCATAACGTGTTAAAAGATGCTCCCTTTACGAAGCTGGATCTCATATCCTGCCGCAACCTGCTGATCTACTTCCAGAACCGGGCGCAGAAACGGGCTCTGTCCCTGTTCCATTTTGGCCTCAAAGCCAACGGTATTCTCATGCTGGGACCCAGTGAATCCCCCGGGGAACTGGCGGATGAATTCGAAGTGATTGATGGACACTGGAAGCTATACCACAAACGCCGTGATATCCGTCTGCCCGCGGATATCCGGGGCCCGTTGACCCATACCAGCCTGACCTCGACAAAAGTTGAAGAAACCAGGCAGCCCGCCACCAAGAAACGCGAACTGATGGATATCAGCCTGCTGGGCGCCTACGACTGGGTCCTCGCGCATCATATGCCGGCTGCCGTCCTGATTGACGAATCACGCGAACTGCTGCACGTATTCGGCGACGCGGAGAAATTCATGAAGATCCGCAAAGGCCGTCCGAGTAAAGATGCGCTCGATCTGTTCACAGACGATCTCCGTACGGCGCTGCTGGCAGCCATGCAGAGCATCAGCAAAGATCAGGTCCCCGTCTGTTATAGCGGTATGCGCGTCGACTCCGGAAATGCAGAGGGCCTGTATCGTGTCTCCATCGAGCCTGTCGAAAACAAACACGCCTCGCAGCAGCAGCTGTTGATCATGTTTGAACCGATGAGTGAAGGAAATTCGGATACCGGCCGCAAAACAGACACTCATATGAAAGATTTCAGTTCAGAGCGCATCGCCCGGGAACGCATCAAGACTCTGGAAACCGAACTGCAGCACACCAAGGAAAGCCTGCAGGCCACTGTCGAAGAGCTGGAGACATCCAACGAAGAGCTGCAGGCAGCGAACGAAGAATTGATTGCCTCGAACGAAGAGTTACAGAGCACAAACGAAGAGCTCCATTCGGTCAACGAAGAACTCTATACCGTTAATGCTGAGTATCAGAACAAGATCAATGACCTGACGGATATGACCTCCGACCTGGACAGTCTGATGGAAAGTACCGATGTCGCGACCGTCTTCCTGGACGAAAACCTCTGCATTCGGAAATTTACGCCTCAGATTGGGCCCATTTTCAAACTGATGTCGCACGACATGGGCCGCTGCATCGACAGCTTCGCCCATCACATTGACCGCCCCGGTTTAATCAAAGAGATTCGAAATGTATTGCATACAGGAGAAGCGATCGAAGAAGAAGTCCAGGATGATGAGGGACGCTGGATGTATCTCCGCGTCCTGCCTTACCGCTCTAAGCGGGATCTGAAGGGCGTTGTACTGACTCTCATCGACATTAATACTCTGAAACGGACACAGGACTCACTGGCCGCGGCTGTCAAAAATCGCGAGCAGTTCCTGGCCATGCTGTCCCACGAACTGCGCAACCCCATCAGTGCCGTCTTCAGTGCGTCTCGATTATTGAACAACCGCATCAGCGAAACTGAAGAATCGCAGAAAGCGGTTACCGTCATCCAGAGACAGGCCGCTCACATGGCACGCCTGCTGGATGACCTGCTGAATATTTCGCGCATGACCCAGGACAAACTGGAACTCCGCAAGAAGAAATTTGATCTGCATGATCCCCTGCAGGAAGCCATCGATTCAATGCTGCCTTCCATCAAGCAGCAGGACCAGGAACTGGAACTGAATATCACAGACGATCCGCTGAACCTCTATGGGGATGAAGACCGCTTAAGGCAGGTCGTCGTGAATTTACTCGACAATGCAGTTAAATACTCATTTCGGGGCGATGTCATTCGGATGAATGTCCGCAGGGAGCCGGACGGCGCCGTTCTGGAATTAAAAGATAACGGTAAAGGGATCTCGACCGAGATGATGGAAACCATCTTTGAACCGTTCGTCCAGTCGCATCGTACTCATGACGATCAGGATGGCGGCATGGGCGTCGGCCTCTCCCTGGTCAAATTCATCATCGATGGGCACGATGGTGACATCCAGGTCAAAAGCAAAGGCATCAATCGGGGCAGTGTCTTCTCGATTCGCCTGCCATTGCTGGAGCAACAGGATCTCAGCCAGATTGATGCATCATCCAATGGAGGCAACGGCAAACCCAAAGCTTCAGAAGGGAATGGCAAAGCCCCCAACCACTCTCATCATAAACAGGCACGGAAGCAGATCCGCAGTGTCGTCGTCATCGAAGACCAGCAGGATAACCGCGAAATGCTGAATGCCTTGCTGAGTATGGAAGGTTTCGACGTGAGTACCGCGGAGAACGGTAAAACAGGTCTCCAGCTCATTCGAAATACCGATCCCGATGCAGCGGTGATCGACCTGGGTCTCCCCGAACTCAACGGTAATGAAGTTGCCCGCACCCTACGATCCGAACAGGGAAGCGACCTGTTTCTGATCGCGCTGACGGGCTATGGTCAACCCGAAGACATCGAGCGTGCAAAAGAGGCGGGGTTCGATGAGTACCTGGTCAAACCACTGGATCTGGACCGACTGTTGTCCTTACTGAAGCAATCGGACGATTAA
- a CDS encoding DUF4184 family protein, translated as MFQHGGSLIPLTPFHFSPGLLTKVCGPRSFWLTSFMAANVLIDVEVLYYMSRNELPLHRSLHTYLGGSAAGLVAGLLMWGLILFLARLMPPTSRWKQRLAQTSRTRLLLQSLIAGLIGGVSHVFLDSLMHADMHPFWPLTTGNALAGSISVASLHLGLGLLGLFSIFLWLFLRDPRS; from the coding sequence ATATTTCAGCATGGAGGATCACTCATTCCGCTCACCCCGTTTCATTTCAGTCCCGGCCTGCTCACCAAAGTCTGCGGTCCCCGTTCATTCTGGCTGACCTCCTTTATGGCGGCCAACGTGCTGATTGATGTGGAAGTGCTCTACTATATGAGCCGCAATGAGCTGCCTCTCCACCGCAGTCTGCATACCTACCTGGGAGGCAGCGCCGCAGGACTCGTGGCTGGTCTGCTGATGTGGGGACTCATACTTTTTCTGGCCCGACTCATGCCCCCAACCTCACGCTGGAAACAGCGTCTCGCGCAAACATCCCGGACACGGCTGCTGCTACAGTCTCTCATCGCCGGTTTGATCGGCGGAGTCTCTCATGTCTTCCTCGACAGCCTGATGCACGCCGACATGCATCCCTTCTGGCCACTCACCACCGGCAATGCGCTCGCAGGTTCGATCAGTGTCGCATCCCTGCATCTCGGCCTGGGGCTGCTCGGCCTGTTCTCGATTTTCCTCTGGCTCTTCCTGCGGGATCCGCGGTCTTAA
- a CDS encoding glycosyltransferase, with product MEQAATPLSVIVPVYNEDENFPRLIDAIDQRLPQPFRVLVVYDFDEDTTVPVARELATTRPYLSLVKNELGRGPANAIRAGFQAADNGPALVIMADLSDDLNDVAPMLELYHSGYRIVCASRYMQGGKQLGGPLLKRTLSRLAGLSLYYLVGFPTHDATNNFRLYDAALVNELQIESEQGFEIALELTAKAFVRGEQIGEIPTTWKDRDAGESRFQLFRWLPKYFRWYRYALIGRWFGRKKQR from the coding sequence ATGGAGCAGGCAGCCACTCCTCTCTCGGTCATCGTCCCCGTCTATAACGAGGACGAAAACTTCCCCCGCCTGATCGATGCCATCGACCAGCGGCTGCCGCAACCTTTCCGCGTCTTGGTTGTCTACGACTTTGACGAAGACACCACGGTTCCGGTGGCCCGCGAACTGGCGACCACGCGTCCCTATCTCTCACTGGTCAAAAACGAACTGGGCAGGGGACCCGCGAATGCGATCCGGGCGGGCTTCCAGGCAGCAGACAACGGACCGGCCCTGGTCATCATGGCCGACCTCTCCGACGACCTGAACGATGTCGCCCCCATGCTCGAGCTTTATCATTCTGGCTATCGCATCGTCTGCGCCTCACGTTATATGCAGGGGGGCAAACAACTCGGCGGTCCGCTGCTCAAACGCACGCTCAGCCGCCTGGCAGGGCTCTCCCTCTATTACCTGGTCGGCTTCCCCACCCACGACGCGACCAATAATTTCCGTCTGTATGACGCCGCCCTGGTCAATGAACTGCAGATCGAAAGCGAGCAGGGCTTCGAAATCGCCCTGGAGTTGACCGCCAAGGCCTTTGTCCGCGGCGAACAGATCGGCGAGATTCCCACCACCTGGAAAGACCGCGACGCCGGCGAATCCCGCTTCCAGCTCTTCCGCTGGCTTCCCAAATACTTCCGCTGGTATCGCTACGCCCTCATCGGTCGCTGGTTCGGCAGGAAAAAACAACGCTGA
- a CDS encoding NAD(P)-dependent oxidoreductase: protein MKVLITGAAGFIGSYVVGELLEAGYDVVGLDNFSKYGELSPAHQGHPRYEFLQADAKDIDLLSRLLKDCDHFIAGAAMIGGISYFHKFAYDLLAENERITAAAFDAALAAHREGQLQKITVISSSMVFECAQQFPSQEGDQRTCPPPESTYGFQKLAVEYYAQGAHQQYGLPYTIARPFNCVGIGERRAVTDEDVKSGDIELALSHVVPDLVQKIMKGQDPLQILGDGSQVRHYTYGGDLARGIRLCVEHPQALNEDFNLSTPQATTVLELAETIWQKIHGPDKPFRYQSEQPFPHDVQYRSPAVEKAKDMLGFTADTTLDQMLDEVIPWIKEQIARGTI, encoded by the coding sequence ATGAAAGTTCTGATTACCGGCGCCGCCGGGTTTATAGGCAGTTATGTCGTCGGAGAACTGCTGGAGGCCGGCTACGATGTCGTCGGTCTGGACAATTTCTCCAAGTACGGCGAATTGAGTCCCGCTCACCAGGGACATCCCCGCTACGAATTCCTGCAGGCCGATGCCAAAGACATCGACCTGCTCAGTCGGCTGCTCAAGGACTGCGATCACTTCATCGCCGGCGCCGCGATGATCGGCGGTATTTCCTACTTCCACAAATTCGCCTACGACCTGCTCGCAGAAAACGAACGCATCACAGCGGCCGCCTTCGACGCGGCTCTCGCCGCCCATCGCGAAGGACAACTGCAGAAAATCACCGTCATTTCCTCGTCGATGGTCTTTGAATGTGCGCAGCAGTTTCCCAGCCAGGAAGGGGACCAGCGCACCTGCCCGCCTCCCGAATCGACCTACGGTTTTCAAAAACTCGCCGTGGAGTATTATGCCCAGGGAGCACATCAGCAATACGGTCTGCCTTACACAATTGCCCGCCCCTTTAACTGCGTCGGCATTGGTGAACGCCGGGCAGTCACCGATGAAGATGTCAAATCGGGTGATATCGAACTCGCCTTAAGCCATGTCGTCCCCGACCTCGTTCAGAAAATCATGAAAGGGCAGGACCCGCTGCAGATTCTCGGCGACGGCTCGCAGGTCCGTCACTACACCTACGGCGGAGACCTCGCCCGGGGCATCCGGCTCTGTGTCGAACATCCCCAGGCCCTCAACGAAGACTTCAACCTCTCCACCCCCCAGGCGACGACGGTCCTCGAACTGGCCGAGACGATCTGGCAGAAAATTCATGGGCCCGATAAGCCTTTCCGCTATCAAAGCGAACAGCCATTCCCACACGATGTGCAGTATCGCTCTCCCGCAGTTGAGAAAGCAAAAGACATGCTCGGCTTCACCGCCGACACCACTCTGGATCAGATGCTGGACGAGGTCATCCCCTGGATTAAAGAACAGATTGCACGCGGAACCATCTGA